A segment of the Chryseobacterium scophthalmum genome:
AAAATCACTTTTGGAGATGATGAAATTGAATATCCGCACGCTCAGGGTTATGAAAATTTTGTTGTACAATTATCGAAATGTTTTCCTGAAGAAAGAGAGAATTTAGAAGATTATTGTGAAGAAATTCAGCGTGTTTGCAATCACTTTCCCAGATATAATGTGATTGGAAAAGATAGTTATAGTGAGGAAATCCTCCATTTAAATACAAAAAGATTCATCGAATCGATTACTCAAAATAAGAAACTGCAATCTGTTTTATTGGGTTCCAATTTTTTATATGCAGGCGATTCTGAAAACATTCCGTTTTATGTTCATGCTTTAACGGTGAATTCTTACATTCAAAGTGCTTACAAATGCGTGAAAGGAGGAAGCCAAATTTCAAAACTTTTGATCCGGAAATTAAGAGAATATGGAGCTGATGTTCATAAACATTCAGAAGTTTCAGAATTCATTTTTAATGACAATGTTTTAAGTTCGGTAAAAACAAAATCAGGAAAAGAATATTTCGCAAAACAGTTTATTTCAAATATTGAAATTCGGTCTTTAACTAGATTAATCGGTGAAGAAAGATTGAAAAAATCTTTTTTAAACAGAGTCTTAAGTTGGGAACCTGTTTCGTCATGTTTCAGTGTTTATTTGGTTTTAAAACCTCAGACAATTTCCAATTTCAATTATAATATTTACCATTATTCATCCGACGAATTAGTCTGGAATGCCTATCGTTATGATGAAAAATCATGGCCGGAAACTTATATGCTTTCTTCTACGCCTTCAAAACATCATTCTGAATTTGCAGAAAGTTTAACTGCCATTTCTTATATGGATTTTGATGAGGTTAAAGTTTGGGAAACCACCGTAAATACTGTTGCTGAAGAACACGAAAGAGGAAAACGATACGAAAAGTTCAAGCTTGAAAAAGCAGAAAAAATGATTGATGCTTTGGAAAAGAAAATACCGGATTTAAGAGATTCAATTAAAAACATTTATACCTCTTCTCCTTTGTCTTATCGCGATTATATCGGAAGTTTTGACGGAAATATGTACGGATATATGAAAAGTTCAGAAAATCCTTTGAAAACAATGGTTTCTCCACGTACAAAGATTGATAATCTCTTTCTGACAGGTCAATCAGTCAATATGCACGGGATTTTAGGTTGTACAATTGGAGCTTTCAACACCTGTGCAGAAATTTTAGGTAAAGAAAAACTGGATGAACGTTTGACACAAATGATTAAAAATAATAATGAAATTTAAACACACTTCTGTCATTCTGAATGGAGCGAAGCGCAATGAAGAATCTAATCTATTTGTAATAGATTTCTCCTTTCGTCGAAATGACAAGCGTTTGATCTTTCTCTTTTTCAGTTTTATTCTTATCCTGAACCTTACTTCTTGCGGTGTCAGAAAATCCATAAAACATATTCCAGATATAAAAAAATATTCTTTAGATATTCCGAAAG
Coding sequences within it:
- a CDS encoding phytoene desaturase family protein, giving the protein MKKTYDILIIGSGIGGLVSALILAKEGLKVCVLEKNNQYGGNLQTFSRDKLIFDTGVHYLGGLSKGQNLHQFFSYLEIMDDLELQKMDENGYDKITFGDDEIEYPHAQGYENFVVQLSKCFPEERENLEDYCEEIQRVCNHFPRYNVIGKDSYSEEILHLNTKRFIESITQNKKLQSVLLGSNFLYAGDSENIPFYVHALTVNSYIQSAYKCVKGGSQISKLLIRKLREYGADVHKHSEVSEFIFNDNVLSSVKTKSGKEYFAKQFISNIEIRSLTRLIGEERLKKSFLNRVLSWEPVSSCFSVYLVLKPQTISNFNYNIYHYSSDELVWNAYRYDEKSWPETYMLSSTPSKHHSEFAESLTAISYMDFDEVKVWETTVNTVAEEHERGKRYEKFKLEKAEKMIDALEKKIPDLRDSIKNIYTSSPLSYRDYIGSFDGNMYGYMKSSENPLKTMVSPRTKIDNLFLTGQSVNMHGILGCTIGAFNTCAEILGKEKLDERLTQMIKNNNEI